In one window of Miscanthus floridulus cultivar M001 chromosome 12, ASM1932011v1, whole genome shotgun sequence DNA:
- the LOC136498614 gene encoding LOW QUALITY PROTEIN: uncharacterized protein (The sequence of the model RefSeq protein was modified relative to this genomic sequence to represent the inferred CDS: deleted 2 bases in 2 codons; substituted 8 bases at 8 genomic stop codons), translating to MPTSVATSLLGLNPPHPSCSGLCFLPPIAAIAAYPFGSRSIPGTATTTIHASAPAPNSSFPTSLTPPPCAPAPPEPPSIVVHAGHSMKKKNPQGGGDGSCIEESGDVRREAKAKARIHSRRMGENTLYRRKHHAVATGXADAFTDAELEMIGMGYDRAVQFMDGPDNPWLXHPHNWYKYGCYGPYHXRGIIVGPPIHGRFSDDRVSLMEEVHDHEEWDRVEQFNMCNQFMHYLNELSDAIGFPYYWVFMRHPKWCPNEKPXDQWTLSAEVAVQASKDERLDKWSLMGRFSNPTXKLITRCAAWTCPDIIYVKRPLYQSWFEPQEDFFSKLRPLVDPATENNFLFNLELDGQVIRTTYFGGLCKIVKSSPKAYFDDVVNAYSRLSDADKXRCLEFLLTNHPMDLLHPYTKEWKVKLEELELGCDAPGESDNEVGDDYGIEVANFVEENEIDDVLDGGDDDYEDEDETDTXEDLEPDEVSKENTEDSEEYWDEQWKKAMRSSDKMEKLVKTSIEASNEAILSKQXMDLEKEMEWKMARANAMIMEQEQDEEEQERASSRSAADGSQSNANTGLFLRAVVHPFTYRNLVKEIVLMRHHIIDGEIV from the exons ATGCCGACTAGCGTAGCCACCTCCTTGCTCGGCCTGAACCCTCCGCATCCTAGCTGCTCCGGCCTCTGCTTCCTTCCCCCCATAGCAGCCATCGCCGCCTACCCCTTCGGCTCTAGATCCAT ACCCGgtactgccaccaccaccatccatGCCTCTGCACCCGCTCCTAATTCCTCATTCCCCACCTCTCTGACTCCGCCCCCATGTGCGCCCGCTCCACCGGAGCCTCCCTCCATCGTGGTCCACGCGGGCCACAgcatgaagaagaagaaccctcagggcggcggcgacggcagctgCATCGAGGAAAGTGGGGATGTGCGGCGTGAGGCCAAGGCCAAGGCACGCATCCACAGCCGCCGCATGGGCGAGAACACCCTCTACCGCCGCAAGCACCACGCTGTGGCCACGGGCTAGGCCGACGCCTTCACAGACGCGGAGCTCGAGATGATCGGGATGGGGTACGACCGCGCCGTCCAGTTCATGGAT GGCCCTGACAACCCGTGGCTCTAGCACCCGCACAACTGGTACAAGTACGGTTGCTATGGGCCCTACCACTAGCGTGGCATCATCGTTGGCCCACCCATCCACGGTCGCTTCTCCGACGACCGCGTCTCGCTCATGGAGGAGGTCCACGACCACGAGGAGTGGGACCGTGTCGAGCAGTTCAACATGTGCAACCAGTTCATGCACTACCTCAACGAGCTCAGCGACGCCATCGGGTTCCCCTACTACTGGGTCTTCATGCGCCACCCCAAGTGGTGCCCCAACGAGAAGCCCTAGGACCAGTGGACGCTCTCGGCCGAGGTCGCCGTCCAGGCCAGCAAAGACGAGAGGCTCGACAAGTGGAGTCTCATGGGTAGGTTCAGCAACCCGACGTAGAAGCTCATCACGCGGTGCGCGGCATGGACATGCCCGGACATCATATACGTCAAGCGGCCTCTATACCAGTCGTGGTTTGAGCCACAGGAGGATTTCTTTAGCAAGCTTCGCCCCTTGGTTGATCCCGCCACAGAGAACAACTTCTTGTTCAATCTTGAGCTGGATGGCCAGGTCATTCGGACAACCTACTTTGGTGGCCTCTGCAAGATAGTGAAATCTAGCCCAAAGGCATACTTCGATGATGTTGTGAATGCTTACTCAAGGCTGAGTGATGCGGACAAGTAACGATGCCTGGAATTCCTGCTCACGAACCAccccatggatctcctccatcCTTATACCAAGGAGTGGAAGGTGAAGCTAGAGGAGCTAGAACTAGGATGTGATGCGCCTGGTGAGAGTGACAATGAGGTTGGTGATGACTATGGAATTGAGGTGGCTAATTTTGTCGAGGAAAATGAGATTGATGATGTTTTGGATGGCGGAGACGATGAttatgaagatgaggatgaaacC GATACCTAGGAGGATTTGGAACCAGATGAAGTTTCAAAAGAGAATACTGAGGATAGCGAGGAATACTGGGATGAGCAGTGGAAGAAGGCTATGAGAAGTTCTGATAAAATGGAGAAGCTAGTCAAGACAAGCATTGAGGCATCAAATGAGGCAA TCCTATCAAAACAGTAGATGGATCTAGAGAAAGAGATGGAGTGGAAAATGGCCAGAGCAAATGCAATGATTATGGAGCAGGAACAAGATGAGGAGGAGCAGGAGAGGGCAAGCAGTAGGAGTGCAGCAGATGGAAGTCAGAGCAATGCAAACACAGGGCTCTTCTTGAGGGCCGTTGTCCACCCATTCACTTACAGAAATCTTGTCAAGGAAATTGTTCTGATGAGACACCACATTATTGATGGAGAGATAGTTTAG